The Polaribacter sp. HaHaR_3_91 genomic sequence TTTCTCTACAGCAACACCCGTTACTTTATCTGTTCCGATAATTCCTTTTACTTCTGCAGGAGTTATCATTCTAATTTTACCTAAATTCTTTAATTCTTGTACTTTTTCTACAGAATCTAAAGCGCCTCTAAATTCATTTCTTCTATGAATTAAAGTTACTTCAGATGCAACGTCTGATAAGAAAACAGCCCAATCTAAAGCAGAATCTCCACCACCAGAAATTACTACTTTTTTATCTCTATAAAATTCTGGTTCTTTAATAATATATTCTACACCTTTATCTTCAAAATCTGCAATATTAGGTATCAATGGTTTTCTTGGCTCAAAAGAACCTAAACCACCAGCAATTGCAACAATTTTAGCATGGTGTTTTGTTCCTTTATTGGTTGTAACAATAAAAGTACCATCCTCTTGCTTATCTATTGTTTCTGCTCTTTCTCCTAATGTAAAACCAGGTTCAAACTGCTTTGTTTGCTCAATTAATTTATGTGTTAAATCTCCTGCTAAAATTTCTGGATATGCAGGAATATCATAAATTGGTTTCTTAGGATAAATCTCAGAACATTGCCCACCTGGTTGTGGTAATGCATCAATTAAATGACATTTTAATTTTAATAAACCAGCTTCAAAAACTGTAAATAAACCTGTTGGACCTGCTCCAATAATTAGTATATCTGTTGTAATCATCTTAAGACTCTTTTTTCTCTATTAATCCTTTGGTGAATTCGTTTAGTGTTTCCACTTTTTCTTCGAAATCTCCTTTTATTGTTTTTCTAAACTCGTTTAAATTCTTAACCAAATCGTCTACGTTTTCCGGAATTACATCCTCAAAAAACTGACGTAATCTTTTGGCTGTTGTTGGCGATTTTCCGTTGGTAGAAATGGCTACTTTTACATTTCCTTTGGTTACAATACCGCCCATATAAAAATCACAAAAAGGAGGATTATCAGCAACATTTACCAATATACTTCGCTTTCTACAATGTTTATAAACCTTTTCGTTAACTTCTGGAAACTCTGTTGTTGCCACAACAATATGTTTTCCTTTTAAGTAACGTTTATTATATTTTTCTTTAATCAGTTTTACGTTTCCCTTCTTTGCTAATGCAGTTGTGCCTTCCCTAAACATAGGTGAAACCATGGTTACATTTGCATCTGGACTTGATTTTAATAAAAACGTTAATTTTTCTTCTGCTACAAAACCACCTCCAATGATTAAAACCTGAAGATTTTTAGTTTTTAAAAAAATAGGATATAAATTATTTCTTTCCATAAACCTATCCTTTTAACTCATTTGCATACTGTTCTTGAATATCTAAAATTACCTGACGATGTTTTACTACTTCACCCAAAACAATAATTGCCGGATTTTTCAATTCATTATCAGCAACAATTTTTTCTATGGTGTCTACAGTACCTATTCCTAATTTTTCTCTAGAAGTAGTACCTCTTTGAATAATTGCAACTGGTAAGTCATTTTTACCTTCTGCTTGAAATAATTTTACAATTTGAGGCAGTTTGCTCATTCCCATTAACACCACAATGGTTGCATTAGACTTTGCAGCCAACTCAATATCATTAGAAATTTTATGATCTTTTGTGGTTCCAGTAATTACCCAAAAACTCTCTGCACTACCACGTTTTGTTAAGGGTATATTTTGATAAGCTGCTACCGCTAACGAAGATGAAATTCCTGGAACAACTGCAACTTCTAAACCTAAATTTGCGGCATATTCCATTTCTTCTGCACCTCTACCAAAAATAAATGGATCTCCACCTTTTAAACGAACTACATGTCCGCTAGATTTTGCTCGTTCAACAATTAACTCATTAATTTGTTCTTGCTGATATTTATAACACCCTCTACGTTTTCCAACGAAAATTTGTTCGGCTTCCGGATTTATATATGCTAATAACTCTTCATTCACCAAAGCATCATATAAAACTACATCGGCAGTTTTTAAAACCTTAATGGCTTTTACTGTAATTAAATCTATATCTCCAGGGCCTGCACCTACAACGGTTAACTTTGGTGTTTTTAAACTCATTTTATTCTTTTATAACTTACTTTGCAATTGCAGTTTCAGCATTTCTAAAAGCTCTTACTTTCTGTAAAAACGTATTCGCATCGCTAATATACTTCTTTGCAAATTCTTCTGTTGGCGAAAACTTATTAATTTGATAAATTAAATCTGCAAAAGAACCTCCTAAATCTATTTTTTCTGATGCAATAAAGTACTCATCAAATTGAGAAACGATACTTGCATGTGTATTTGTTTTCTTATCTGCTGCTAATAAAGACGCTTTTGCAGAGTTTACAATAGACTGATATGCGTAATAAATAGCTCCTGAATATACTTTGTTTTCAAAAGCTTCATTTGCATTTTCAATTTTCTCATCACTTTCTAAGAATAAAGTCGCAATTAAATCGATTACAACACCAGCACATTCTCCAATTCCTATTTCCTTTACATATTTATCTGCTTCTCCCCAATCGATAAAATCTTCTTGAGTTAAATTAGTAACATCTTGTAAATCGTTTAATAAATCATAAAAATAACGTTCTCCAGTCACTTTATAATACTCTACAAATGATTTTCCATCAGCATTTGCTTCAAAATCGTTAAAGATTCTACGCAAAGCTTCTGGTCCTCTTTTACTTGGTACTTTTACTACTTTATCTGCAAATAATGCATTTCCGTTTCCTAAGTTTCCTCCACCTAATAAAACTTGTAATGCTGGCGCCACTAATTTATCTGGAGTTCTAACAGTCATTCCTTGAAAACCAATGTTTGCCATGTTGTGTTGTCCACAAGCATTCATACAACCACTAATTTTAATTACTAAATCTTCATTTTTTAAGTATTGAGGATATTCAGCCGCAATCACTTTTTCTAGTTCTGCTGCAATACCCGTACTACTTGCAATACCTAAATTACAAGTATCAGTACCAGGACACGCAGTAATATCTACTGCTTTGTTATAACCTGCTTCTACAAATCCTAATTTTTCTAACTCTTGATAGAAATAAGGAACTAAATCTTCTTTTACAAAAGGAATTACAATATTTTGACGCAAGGTTAAACGGATTTCTCCTGCTGCGTAAGTATCAACTAAATCTGCTAATAAACGTGCTTTATCTGTGTAAAAATCTCCTAATAAAACTTTAATTCCGATAGCAACATAACCTGCTTGTTTTTGCGGAATTAAGTTGGTAGATTTCCATAAATCAAATGCTTCTTTATTTTTTATCTCTACTTGTGGAGCATCAACAGCAACTGGAGTTGATGCAACATAACCATCAGCATCAATAGCAACTGATTTTAATTCGATAGCCTTTTGTTCTTGTGCTACCAATTCTTTAAAAGCTTCTAAACCGATGTCTTTTAATAAGAATTTCATTCTTGCTTTGGCTCTACTTTTACGCTCACCATAACGATCAAAAACTCTTAAAACACCTTCCATTACTGGAATAATTTTATCTGATGGTAAAAACTCATATAAAGTTTCTGCATGTCTTGGCTGAGAACCTAACCCTCCTGCAACCATCACTTTAAAACCTATTACACCGTTTTCAATTTTAGCTATAAAACCTAAATCATGTAAATAAGATAAACCTGTATCTTCATCTGTTGAAGAAAAAGAAACTTTAAATTTACGTCCCATTTCTTGACAAATAGGGTTACGTAAAAAGAATTTATACAAAGCATCTGCATACGGAGAAACATCAAAAGGTTCGTTTACATCGATACCCGCAGTTTCTGATGCTGTTACATTTCTAACAACATTTCCACAAGCTTCACGCAAGGTAACATCATCTCTTTCTAATTCTGCCCATAACTCTGGCGTTCTTTGTAAATCTACATAGTGAATTTGAATATCTTGACGTGTTGTAATATGTAATCTTCCTCTAGAATACTCGTCTGAAACTTCAGAAATTCTACGTAATTGATTACTCATTACTTTACCATAAGGCAATTTAATACGAATCATTTGTACGCCTTCTTGACGCTGACCGTAAACACCTCTTGCTAAACGTAAACTTCTAAATTTTTCTTCATCTATTTCTAGATTATTGAATGCTGCAATTTTATCTGCTAATTCAATAATATCTCTTTCTACAACTGGATTCTCTATTTCGGTTCTAAAACTCTGCATTTTTTCTAGTATTTAGTAGTTCGTATAAAATATTAAGCAATTCTTAATACCTTAAAATTCTACTTTAATTTTACTGTTCCTTTATTCTTTATTCTTACTACTTGATAAAACCAACACCTACTGTATTGTTCGTTTTTGGATCAATCAAAATAAAAGATCCATTAGATTTATTATCTTTATAAGAATCTACCAACAAAGGCTTGCTTAATTTTAATTGTATGTCTCCTATTTGGTTTAAGACTAATTCTGATGGATTTTCTTCAATTCCAGAAAAATCAGTTTTAATGATACTTGATAATTGTGTAATTTTTGCCTGCGCATCATTTACACCATGTTTAATGTAATATTTTTGCGACGCTTGTAAAGGTTCTTTGTCCATCCAACAAATGGTTGCATCTAATTGTTTTGCAATTGTTGGTTCTTCATTAATTTTTACCAACATATCTCCTCTACTTACATTTACATTATCTTCTAACGTAATGGTAACAGAACTTCCTCTTTTTGCAGTATTAAATTCTTTGTCGAAGAAATTAATACTCTTAATCTTAGATTTTGTTTGAGAAGGTAAAACCGTAATTTCATCTCCAACAGATAAATCTCCTCCGTAAATTTTACCAGCATACCCTCTAAAATCGTGATATTCTTCTGTTTTTGGTCTAATAACCGTTTGTACAGGAAAACGAACTTGAGAATCATCTGCAATATCTTCTACATCTAATTTCTCTAAATGATCCATTAATGTATCACCTTTATACCAAGGAGTGTTTTCTGATTTATTTACCACATTATCTCCTTGTAAAGCAGACATTGGAATAAATGTTAAATTCTGACCTTTATATTCACTTTTACTTGCTATGTATTCTATTTCGGCTTTAATTGCATTGTATTTTTCTTCAGAAAAATCAACTAAATCCATTTTATTTATTGCAATTACAACATCTTTAATTCTTAATAAATTATTGATAAAAAAATGTCTGTACGTTTGTTCTATAACACCGTTTCTTGCATCGATTAAAACAATAGAAGCTTGCGCTGTAGAAGCACCCGTAACCATATTTCTTGTATACTCTATATGACCTGGAGTATCTGCTATAATAAAACTTTTACTTGGTGTAGAAAAATAGATATGTGCAACATCAATAGTAATTCCTTGTTCACGTTCTGCAACTAAACCATCTGTTGCTAAAGAAAAATCTAAATAGTCGAAACCACGTTGTTTACTTTTTTCTTCTATTGCTTCTAATTTATCGTCAGTTAATGATTTTGTATCGTATAAAATACGACCAATTAAGGTACTCTTACCATCATCTACACTACCTGCTGTTGCTATTTTTAGTACTTTCATTTTTTATCAGCTGTTCGCTATTAGCCTTTGGCTTTTAGCTTAATTTGTATTCATTTTTAATACTTACAAAGCGATTAAATTTTGTAAGGTGTTTGCAAATAGTTGCGTTAGGGATTGAAACGACATCCTTTTTTTGTTCTTTTCAAAAAAAGATATAGTGAAAAGCCCGTTAAAACGCCCAAAGTATTCTAAAAATACCCTTGTTGTTTACGTTTCTCCATTGCTGCTTCAGAACGTTTATCATCTATTCTTGCACCTCTTTCTGAAATGGAAGAATCTCTAATTTCTTCTACAACTTTTGCAATATCGACTGCGTCGGATAAAACTGCTGCTGTACAACTCATATCTCCAACAGTTCTAAAACGAACCATTCTTTCTTCTACAACTTCTTCTTTATCTCTAAAAACAACGTCGTCATCTGCAGACCAGATCATTCCGTCTCTTACAAAAATCTTTCTTTTGTGTGCAAAATAGATAGAAGGAATTTCGATGTTTTCTTGTTTGATATAAGACCAAACATCTAATTCTGTCCAATTAGAAATAGGGAAAACACGTACATTTTGACCTAAATCTATGCGTCCGTTTAACATATCGAATACTTCTGGACGTTGGTTTTTCTCATCCCATTGACCAAAATCATCTCTTACAGAAAAGATTCTTTCTTTAGCTCTAGCCTTTTCTTCATCTCTTCTTGCTCCTCCAATACATGCATCAAAACCAAACTCTTCTATAGCGTCTAATAAGGTTTCTGTTTGCAACATATTTCTACTTGCATATCTACCAGTTTCTTCTTTAACTCTACCAGAATCTATATTGTCTTGTACATTTCTTACAATTAACTCAACACCTAATTCTTTTGCTAAACGATCTCTAAATTCTATTGTTTCAGGAAAGTTATGACCTGTATCAATATGCATTAAAGGAAAAGGAATTTTTGCAGGATAAAATGCTTTTTGTGCTAAACGCACTAACGTTATACTGTCTTTTCCTCCAGAAAAAAGCAACACAGGTTTTTCGAACTGCGCTACAACTTCTCTAAAAATATAAATTGCTTCACTTTCTAAAGCATCTACTTGTATTGTTGTATTACTCATAATTATCTTTTTAGATGTGTAAACCACATTCTCTGTTACTTTCTACTTTTGTTGGATCGAAATATGTAAACTCATTTGGCAAATTTTGCGCTACTAAATAAGCATCTAACTGTTCATCTGTCCAATTATAAAACGGACTCACTTTTACCACACCGTCTTTACTTTGAGAAACAACATCTATACTATCTCTAAATGCAGTTTGACCTTTTCTTAAGTTTGTAAACCAAACATCTGGTTGATGTTCTTTCATAGCTCTAGAAAATGGTTCTAACTTAACTTGTTCTGTAAACAAAACATGTTTTGGGTCTTCTACCGAAGGAACTCCTAAAACAACATTTCTATGAGCTGCAGTTTGTTTTGGTGTATATAAATGAATATTTAAATTCAGCTTTTCTATAATATCTTCTGCATGTTTATACGTCTGCATCGTATTGTAACCTGTATCACACCAAATTACTTTAATGTCTTTTTGCACATCCGTAACCGCTTTTAAAATTGCAACTTCATAAGGTCTGAAGTTGGTTGTGATTACTGGATTTTTAGCAAAAGAAATAGCCCAAGCTATAATTTCTGCTGGACTTTTATCTTTTAATTCTGCGTTAACTTGTGTTAAGTTTAAGCTCATTACTTTCCCCATTTTATTTTATTCCATACTCTCTCGTGAAAGAAGTATAAAACTAACTTTGTTAAAAAATCTATTGATGCAATTGAAGTAGCTACTGATAACTCCCCTGTTAAGAGGTAAGACACTATTAAAGTATCTACGGTACCTATAACTCTCCAACTTAATGCCTTAAGCACACTTCGTAAAGGTTTTTCAGAAGTTTTATCTTCTTTAAAACCTTTAGTCTGTGCTTTTTTACTAAAAATGATTTGGTCTAAAATCATAAAAAAAATTAATTCAAATAATTACCCTACTACTTTAATAGGGTATGCAAATCTACATTATTATTATACAAAAAGTCGGGATTAAATCTTAAAAATTACCTAAACCCTATAGATTTAGTAGATTAATAAAAAAAAGGCAAATAAATTATGAATATGTAACCACTACAAGGATTTAGTAATTAAAATAATACAAAGGGACTATGAAGTGTATTTGTAAAGATGTATTGTACTCAATATTAATTGACTAAAGAAGCTTACAATTAATCTAACTATAGAATTGTTAATTAACAGATTACCTACTCTATAGAACTTACATTTTTGTTATAAATTTAGCAATTACACAAATCTGCAAGAGTAGTATTTTTAAAAATCTGCAAAGAACTATCCCTTACCTGAACCATTAACTTGTTTACAGCACAAAGGTTTTCATCAGGACAATCTGCACATTTTTCGTAGAAATTTAAACTAACACAAGGAATCATGGCAATTGGCCCTTCTAAGATTCTCATAATAGTAGTCATTTGAATATCTTTAGGCTCTTTTAAAAGATAGTAGCCACCACCTTTTCCTTTTTTAGACGCTAACAATCCGTTTTTACGAAGGGTTAAAAGAATAGTTTCTAAAAATTTTAAAGAAATATTTTCATTTTTAGAAATCGTAGCAATAGAAACAGGCGTTTTATCTTCTAGTCTTGCAAGATAAGTAAGTGCTTTAATTCCGTATTTTGTTTTCTTTGATAGCATAGTGCAAAATTACACAATTTAATTACTATACTAAAACAGTAGGATATACTTTTTTACAAATATCTTTTAAAACTAAAAACCCACTAAGTATTATCTCAGTGGGTTTATAGTTTAATCTAAAATCTAAGTATTTTTAACCCTAACTTAATTTGCAGTGTGCGACTTTTCTAAAGCGTAAAAAGTAGCTTGCACATAATCATCAGCATCTCCAGTGTTATTTTGATTATAAACTCCAGCTTTAAAATACATGTATTGTCCACCAGTATTATAACCACTATTTGCCATAACTACAGTTTTAACAACATCTGCTTTACCTTCTCTTATAATAGTAACCGTTAGATCATCTCCAACAACTTTAATGTTATAACTAAATTTTTCGTCTAGAGCAATTCCATCTGAAGGATTAGAAGCACTATCACTTCTAGAACCTATCATTTCGTGCCATTGTTCAGCTCCACTTCCCTCTGCAGGTTCGTGTGCAAAATAAATAGAACCGAAAGTATTACCTTCTAATTTTCTATAATAAAGACGGATAGGTTCATCATCATTTGCATGAATTTGACCAACAATAACACGCCCTTGCTGATCAGAATTACCTGTAGTTGTTACATGATTTACAGCAAGTGTTGCAGACATTTCTCCGTCATAACTTGCAGCGGCAGTTATATCCGCTTGCGGAGCAGTACCAAAAACCCAATTATTTTTATTAACTCCTTTGGTATCTATACTCGTATTGGTTCCTCTTAGCATTTCGCGAAACTCAACTCTTGTATAACTTGTACCTAGAGATGTTTTAAATCCATCAACTGGACATTTAAAAACCATTCCACCATCATTTGCAGTATAAAAATAAGTATCATTTTTATATTCGCTATTAAGCTCACTTACAGTAATTGTCTTAGCTACACCATTTCCATTATTAGTAGGAATACTCAAATTCCATGTTGATAAATCAAAATTTTGTGATGGTACTTTATTAGGATCTAATTCTCCTGAAATTTCTTCTCTTGCTGCTTGTGTAATTGTTAAACTTTTAGTGATATTATCACCAATAACAGTTATTATTCCTGTACGCTTATTAAACTCAGAGTTTGCTGTTACAGAAATATTTATGATTCTGTTAGTTGTTCCGTTTGTAGGTGTAATGTTAATCCAGTCATTATTATTACTCGTGTACCAATAAGCATTCGCAGTTACCTCAACGGTTTGTGTT encodes the following:
- a CDS encoding NAD(P)/FAD-dependent oxidoreductase; its protein translation is MITTDILIIGAGPTGLFTVFEAGLLKLKCHLIDALPQPGGQCSEIYPKKPIYDIPAYPEILAGDLTHKLIEQTKQFEPGFTLGERAETIDKQEDGTFIVTTNKGTKHHAKIVAIAGGLGSFEPRKPLIPNIADFEDKGVEYIIKEPEFYRDKKVVISGGGDSALDWAVFLSDVASEVTLIHRRNEFRGALDSVEKVQELKNLGKIRMITPAEVKGIIGTDKVTGVAVEKKGEDAFIVDTDHFIPLFGLSPKLGPIADWGLEIEKNAIKVNNALDYQTNIPGIYAIGDVNTYPGKLKLILCGFHEATLMCQSAYKRIFPDKKYVMKYTTVGGVEGFDGTRKDAPKAVVKAIQ
- a CDS encoding bifunctional precorrin-2 dehydrogenase/sirohydrochlorin ferrochelatase, which codes for MERNNLYPIFLKTKNLQVLIIGGGFVAEEKLTFLLKSSPDANVTMVSPMFREGTTALAKKGNVKLIKEKYNKRYLKGKHIVVATTEFPEVNEKVYKHCRKRSILVNVADNPPFCDFYMGGIVTKGNVKVAISTNGKSPTTAKRLRQFFEDVIPENVDDLVKNLNEFRKTIKGDFEEKVETLNEFTKGLIEKKES
- the cobA gene encoding uroporphyrinogen-III C-methyltransferase, giving the protein MSLKTPKLTVVGAGPGDIDLITVKAIKVLKTADVVLYDALVNEELLAYINPEAEQIFVGKRRGCYKYQQEQINELIVERAKSSGHVVRLKGGDPFIFGRGAEEMEYAANLGLEVAVVPGISSSLAVAAYQNIPLTKRGSAESFWVITGTTKDHKISNDIELAAKSNATIVVLMGMSKLPQIVKLFQAEGKNDLPVAIIQRGTTSREKLGIGTVDTIEKIVADNELKNPAIIVLGEVVKHRQVILDIQEQYANELKG
- a CDS encoding HEPN domain-containing protein, with protein sequence MQSFRTEIENPVVERDIIELADKIAAFNNLEIDEEKFRSLRLARGVYGQRQEGVQMIRIKLPYGKVMSNQLRRISEVSDEYSRGRLHITTRQDIQIHYVDLQRTPELWAELERDDVTLREACGNVVRNVTASETAGIDVNEPFDVSPYADALYKFFLRNPICQEMGRKFKVSFSSTDEDTGLSYLHDLGFIAKIENGVIGFKVMVAGGLGSQPRHAETLYEFLPSDKIIPVMEGVLRVFDRYGERKSRAKARMKFLLKDIGLEAFKELVAQEQKAIELKSVAIDADGYVASTPVAVDAPQVEIKNKEAFDLWKSTNLIPQKQAGYVAIGIKVLLGDFYTDKARLLADLVDTYAAGEIRLTLRQNIVIPFVKEDLVPYFYQELEKLGFVEAGYNKAVDITACPGTDTCNLGIASSTGIAAELEKVIAAEYPQYLKNEDLVIKISGCMNACGQHNMANIGFQGMTVRTPDKLVAPALQVLLGGGNLGNGNALFADKVVKVPSKRGPEALRRIFNDFEANADGKSFVEYYKVTGERYFYDLLNDLQDVTNLTQEDFIDWGEADKYVKEIGIGECAGVVIDLIATLFLESDEKIENANEAFENKVYSGAIYYAYQSIVNSAKASLLAADKKTNTHASIVSQFDEYFIASEKIDLGGSFADLIYQINKFSPTEEFAKKYISDANTFLQKVRAFRNAETAIAK
- a CDS encoding sulfate adenylyltransferase subunit 1 encodes the protein MKVLKIATAGSVDDGKSTLIGRILYDTKSLTDDKLEAIEEKSKQRGFDYLDFSLATDGLVAEREQGITIDVAHIYFSTPSKSFIIADTPGHIEYTRNMVTGASTAQASIVLIDARNGVIEQTYRHFFINNLLRIKDVVIAINKMDLVDFSEEKYNAIKAEIEYIASKSEYKGQNLTFIPMSALQGDNVVNKSENTPWYKGDTLMDHLEKLDVEDIADDSQVRFPVQTVIRPKTEEYHDFRGYAGKIYGGDLSVGDEITVLPSQTKSKIKSINFFDKEFNTAKRGSSVTITLEDNVNVSRGDMLVKINEEPTIAKQLDATICWMDKEPLQASQKYYIKHGVNDAQAKITQLSSIIKTDFSGIEENPSELVLNQIGDIQLKLSKPLLVDSYKDNKSNGSFILIDPKTNNTVGVGFIK
- the cysD gene encoding sulfate adenylyltransferase subunit CysD, translating into MSNTTIQVDALESEAIYIFREVVAQFEKPVLLFSGGKDSITLVRLAQKAFYPAKIPFPLMHIDTGHNFPETIEFRDRLAKELGVELIVRNVQDNIDSGRVKEETGRYASRNMLQTETLLDAIEEFGFDACIGGARRDEEKARAKERIFSVRDDFGQWDEKNQRPEVFDMLNGRIDLGQNVRVFPISNWTELDVWSYIKQENIEIPSIYFAHKRKIFVRDGMIWSADDDVVFRDKEEVVEERMVRFRTVGDMSCTAAVLSDAVDIAKVVEEIRDSSISERGARIDDKRSEAAMEKRKQQGYF
- a CDS encoding phosphoadenosine phosphosulfate reductase family protein, which encodes MSLNLTQVNAELKDKSPAEIIAWAISFAKNPVITTNFRPYEVAILKAVTDVQKDIKVIWCDTGYNTMQTYKHAEDIIEKLNLNIHLYTPKQTAAHRNVVLGVPSVEDPKHVLFTEQVKLEPFSRAMKEHQPDVWFTNLRKGQTAFRDSIDVVSQSKDGVVKVSPFYNWTDEQLDAYLVAQNLPNEFTYFDPTKVESNRECGLHI
- a CDS encoding DUF2061 domain-containing protein, with the protein product MILDQIIFSKKAQTKGFKEDKTSEKPLRSVLKALSWRVIGTVDTLIVSYLLTGELSVATSIASIDFLTKLVLYFFHERVWNKIKWGK
- a CDS encoding Rrf2 family transcriptional regulator; this translates as MLSKKTKYGIKALTYLARLEDKTPVSIATISKNENISLKFLETILLTLRKNGLLASKKGKGGGYYLLKEPKDIQMTTIMRILEGPIAMIPCVSLNFYEKCADCPDENLCAVNKLMVQVRDSSLQIFKNTTLADLCNC
- a CDS encoding polysaccharide lyase family 7 protein; this translates as MKISFRLLLFIGSLFLSFFSCSSADSEEEIVDILSLSTIAEFSASQETQTVEVTANAYWYTSNNNDWINITPTNGTTNRIINISVTANSEFNKRTGIITVIGDNITKSLTITQAAREEISGELDPNKVPSQNFDLSTWNLSIPTNNGNGVAKTITVSELNSEYKNDTYFYTANDGGMVFKCPVDGFKTSLGTSYTRVEFREMLRGTNTSIDTKGVNKNNWVFGTAPQADITAAASYDGEMSATLAVNHVTTTGNSDQQGRVIVGQIHANDDEPIRLYYRKLEGNTFGSIYFAHEPAEGSGAEQWHEMIGSRSDSASNPSDGIALDEKFSYNIKVVGDDLTVTIIREGKADVVKTVVMANSGYNTGGQYMYFKAGVYNQNNTGDADDYVQATFYALEKSHTAN